One part of the Diadema setosum chromosome 6, eeDiaSeto1, whole genome shotgun sequence genome encodes these proteins:
- the LOC140230006 gene encoding small ribosomal subunit protein eS19-like, with the protein MRYTSVSCITIIALFSRSQTSKMPGGGTTVKDVDQQEFVVALAAFFKKSGKMKVPEWVDIVKTGTHKELAPVDQDWFYTRAASTARHLYYRGGVGVNAIARIYGGRKRRGTRPSHFNRGSTSVARKVLQALEGLNIIEKEGNCGRRLTSQGQRDLDRIAAQVKSKQSRK; encoded by the exons ATGCGATACACTTCGGTCTCGTGCATTACGATAATCGCTCTTTTCTCCCGATCACAGACAAGCAAG aTGCCTGGAGGAGGTACTACCGTGAAGGACGTTGACCAGCAGGAGTTTGTGGTGGCACTTGCCGCCTTCTTCAAGAAGTCTGGCAAGATGAAGGTCCCCGAGTGGGTGGACATTGTCAAGACCGGAACACACAAGGAACTGGCCCCAGTAGACCAGGACTGGTTCTACACAAGGGCAG CTTCCACAGCCCGTCATCTGTACTACCGTGGTGGCGTTGGTGTTAATGCAATTGCAAGGATCTATGGAG GTCGCAAGCGCCGCGGAACCAGGCCGAGCCACTTCAACCGCGGCTCGACGTCCGTGGCCCGGAAGGTGCTGCAGGCCTTGGAGGGCCTCAACATCATCGAGAAGGAGGGTAACTGTGGCCGCCGGCTCACCAGCCAGGGCCAGCGTGACCTCGACAGGATAGCCGCCCAGGTCAAGTCGAAGCAGAGCAGAAAGTGA